From Acidobacteriota bacterium, a single genomic window includes:
- a CDS encoding sigma-54-dependent Fis family transcriptional regulator yields MAKLLVVDDESNLRLVVQKELSRQGHEVETAPDGETAWEALEQEDFDVLLCDINMPRLDGIGLLRRLREKSQNPPEVIMLTGQATVESAIEAMKLGAYDYLTKPYRITELSVLVQQAAEKQRLKIDNQRLRAQIERTTNKNMPEMVAESPQMKEVLRLVQRVAPTDTSVLITGESGVGKELVAQALHRLGRRKDKTFVDLNCAALQDNLLESELFGHEAGAFSGARGRKLGLFEIADGGTIFLDEIMEMPMQLQSKLLRALETRSFFRVGGVKKVEVDVRLVAATNRNTKKAVSEGVFRADLLYRINSFEINIPPLRERREDIEPLANHILNKVAGQNAPELTPQVIEILAAYSWSGNVRQLKNCLERAVLFSENGKITIKDLPAEVVNRIAEPSVSVVYNEPNDLAVNSFHNSPANLRDVERQQIIGALEKTGWHRGKTAELLGISPSTLYRRLREYNLDV; encoded by the coding sequence ATGGCAAAACTCCTCGTAGTTGACGACGAAAGCAATTTGCGGCTTGTGGTTCAAAAAGAACTGAGCCGGCAGGGCCACGAAGTTGAGACGGCTCCTGACGGCGAAACCGCTTGGGAAGCGCTCGAACAGGAAGATTTCGACGTCCTTCTGTGCGACATAAATATGCCGCGGCTCGACGGCATCGGTCTTTTGCGCCGTTTGCGCGAAAAATCGCAAAATCCGCCGGAAGTGATAATGCTCACCGGCCAGGCGACCGTCGAATCCGCGATCGAGGCGATGAAGCTCGGTGCTTACGACTATTTGACGAAGCCGTATCGAATCACCGAACTCTCGGTGCTCGTGCAGCAGGCCGCCGAAAAGCAAAGGCTCAAGATCGACAACCAGCGCCTGCGGGCGCAGATCGAGCGCACGACGAACAAGAATATGCCCGAGATGGTGGCCGAATCGCCGCAAATGAAGGAAGTTCTTAGGCTCGTCCAGCGCGTCGCGCCGACCGACACGTCGGTTCTGATCACCGGCGAATCGGGAGTCGGAAAAGAACTCGTCGCGCAAGCGCTTCATCGGCTCGGACGACGCAAAGACAAGACATTTGTCGATCTCAACTGCGCCGCGCTGCAGGATAATCTTCTCGAATCTGAGCTCTTCGGACACGAGGCCGGGGCGTTCTCCGGCGCGCGCGGGCGCAAACTCGGACTCTTCGAGATCGCTGACGGCGGAACGATCTTCCTCGACGAAATTATGGAAATGCCGATGCAGCTTCAGTCGAAACTGCTCCGCGCGCTTGAAACGCGTTCGTTCTTCCGTGTCGGCGGCGTCAAAAAGGTCGAGGTCGATGTCCGTCTCGTCGCTGCAACGAACCGGAATACGAAGAAGGCCGTTTCGGAAGGCGTCTTTCGCGCCGATCTTTTGTATCGAATCAACAGTTTCGAGATCAACATTCCGCCGCTCCGCGAGCGCCGCGAGGACATCGAACCGCTCGCCAACCATATTCTGAACAAGGTCGCCGGACAAAACGCGCCGGAATTGACACCGCAGGTGATTGAGATCCTAGCCGCGTACAGTTGGTCCGGAAATGTCCGCCAACTCAAGAACTGTCTCGAACGCGCGGTCTTGTTCTCGGAAAACGGAAAGATCACGATCAAGGATCTGCCCGCCGAGGTCGTCAATCGGATCGCCGAACCGAGCGTCTCGGTCGTTTACAACGAGCCGAACGATCTCGCAGTCAATTCGTTCCATAATTCGCCGGCGAATCTTCGCGACGTCGAACGTCAGCAGATCATCGGAGCGCTGGAGAAGACGGGATGGCACCGCGGCAAGACCGCCGAACTCCTCGGCATCTCGCCATCGACGCTTTACCGCCGTCTGCGCGAATACAATCTAGACGTTTAG
- a CDS encoding thermonuclease family protein produces the protein MFKSGIQDPQSKIDAKAVILIIVVLFLTAVSAYPQSAFTGRVVQVIDGKSFVIEVPNARITAVLQYVEVPEPDQPLAQTVKDHLSAMILNQTVEFKPLGFNTEKTIGKLTLKGVDVGQQMLRDGAAWHAVYEKNGQPAAERAMYESNEAQAKAEKRGVWGVQDLKPAWEFRAEKEKAERERKRLEYERAALLVSQNRTVKAPTPPTSAVQNYASFDAWSDVRSIDKEAGVGGIIRKYDAARRFGYNLTTQAQITVSGVAKPPYLDFRMGYVYGYNANGKVAGWAIAILSDADEYKFAKSNNLTVFVGKEKIELGKAYRFFGDTGAARRETLVYLINRANLLKIANASDVKVKVGAFNGNLGNKLQNLAKNLLNSAE, from the coding sequence ATGTTCAAATCCGGGATTCAGGACCCACAATCGAAAATCGACGCCAAGGCGGTGATTCTGATCATCGTCGTCCTGTTCCTGACGGCCGTTTCGGCGTATCCGCAAAGCGCGTTTACGGGCCGGGTCGTTCAGGTGATCGATGGAAAATCCTTCGTGATCGAAGTTCCGAACGCGCGGATCACGGCGGTTCTGCAGTACGTTGAGGTTCCGGAACCGGACCAGCCGCTGGCGCAGACGGTCAAGGACCATCTTTCGGCGATGATCTTGAATCAGACCGTGGAATTCAAACCGCTCGGGTTCAATACCGAGAAGACGATCGGAAAACTGACGCTCAAAGGCGTTGATGTCGGCCAGCAAATGCTGCGCGACGGCGCGGCGTGGCACGCGGTTTATGAAAAGAACGGTCAGCCGGCCGCAGAGCGTGCGATGTACGAAAGCAACGAAGCTCAGGCAAAGGCCGAGAAACGCGGCGTCTGGGGCGTTCAGGATCTGAAGCCCGCGTGGGAATTTCGCGCCGAGAAGGAAAAAGCGGAGCGGGAACGGAAGCGCTTGGAATACGAGCGCGCGGCGCTGCTGGTTTCGCAGAATCGAACCGTCAAAGCGCCGACGCCTCCGACGTCGGCGGTTCAGAATTACGCGAGTTTCGACGCTTGGTCGGACGTTCGGAGCATCGACAAGGAAGCCGGAGTCGGGGGCATCATCAGAAAGTATGACGCGGCGCGGCGATTTGGCTACAATCTCACGACGCAGGCACAGATCACTGTTTCGGGTGTCGCCAAGCCGCCGTATCTCGATTTCCGGATGGGTTATGTTTACGGTTACAACGCCAACGGCAAAGTCGCCGGATGGGCGATTGCGATCCTCTCGGATGCGGATGAATACAAGTTCGCGAAATCGAACAATCTGACGGTCTTCGTTGGCAAAGAGAAGATCGAGCTCGGCAAGGCATACAGGTTCTTTGGCGATACCGGCGCCGCGCGGCGCGAGACGTTGGTCTATCTGATCAATCGCGCCAACCTGTTGAAGATCGCCAACGCGTCGGACGTCAAAGTAAAGGTCGGCGCGTTTAACGGAAACCTCGGCAACAAACTCCAAAATCTTGCGAAGAATCTTCTGAATTCAGCCGAATAA